From Pirellulales bacterium, a single genomic window includes:
- the aroE gene encoding shikimate dehydrogenase, with amino-acid sequence MSNSLQEILFVFGQPVAGNPTQFMMERALAEANLDWRYLTLEVPAEKLADAIRGARAMNFRGGNITMPHKVAVIEHLDELSQAAQLMQAVNCIHHHQGRLLGENTDGKGFLQSLREVRDPAGTQVTILGAGGAARAIAVELALAQAGKITIVNRTPSRGEELAAVLREKVHVAAEAVGWEKEYEIPPETEILINGTSIGLFAEETRVPVKRETLRPNLVVADVVFSPPETRFLQEAKAAGATTLDGLGMLVNQAVIGFQIWTGVTPNAATMREALEEYLSL; translated from the coding sequence GTGTCCAACTCTTTGCAAGAAATTCTGTTTGTGTTCGGCCAGCCCGTCGCCGGTAACCCCACCCAATTCATGATGGAGCGGGCCTTGGCCGAGGCCAATCTTGATTGGCGCTATTTGACGCTGGAGGTCCCCGCCGAAAAACTGGCCGATGCCATCCGCGGCGCGCGGGCGATGAACTTTCGCGGGGGCAATATCACCATGCCCCACAAAGTGGCCGTGATTGAGCATTTGGATGAACTAAGCCAGGCCGCCCAACTGATGCAGGCGGTCAACTGTATCCACCACCACCAGGGGCGGCTACTGGGCGAAAACACCGACGGCAAGGGATTTTTGCAATCGCTGCGGGAGGTGCGGGATCCCGCCGGGACCCAGGTCACGATCCTGGGGGCGGGGGGCGCCGCTCGGGCGATCGCGGTCGAGCTGGCACTCGCCCAGGCGGGTAAGATCACCATTGTGAACCGCACGCCGTCGCGCGGCGAAGAACTGGCGGCGGTCTTGCGGGAAAAAGTGCATGTGGCGGCGGAAGCGGTGGGTTGGGAAAAAGAATACGAAATTCCCCCCGAGACCGAAATTTTGATCAATGGGACCAGTATTGGCCTGTTTGCCGAAGAGACCCGCGTGCCGGTCAAGCGCGAGACCTTGCGGCCGAATCTGGTCGTGGCGGATGTGGTTTTTAGCCCCCCGGAGACCCGATTTTTACAAGAAGCCAAGGCCGCCGGAGCGACCACGCTGGATGGCCTGGGCATGCTGGTCAACCAGGCGGTAATCGGCTTTCAAATCTGGACGGGCGTTACGCCGAATGCCGCGACGATGCGCGAGGCGCTGGAAGAGTATCTTAGCCTGTGA
- the ftsH gene encoding ATP-dependent zinc metalloprotease FtsH, giving the protein MDQDSNNLPRTKTPERRPNLWVNTLLMVLGGTGVLVLAVYLLNPAGETVELSFSQLVALLEKIDPQTQTGSHTLKLAGAEQEVTLSDPREIIIEAQKISGTLKRKTTGEKPVEKKVNFAVDRLYSDANETRLIELLDKKGLDFRYPKGPNGWMNYVPIVVCTLLIMGFIYYMLKSLSGAGSPMAFGRSRGKMYAQEDLEISFDDVAGIDEAVEELREVVEFLKHPEKFQALGGRIPKGVLLVGPPGTGKTLLAKAIAGEADVPFFSLSGSDFVEMFVGVGAARVRDMFQQAEAKAPCIIFIDELDALGKTRGSSVVGGHDEREQTLNALLVEMDGFSSNNGVIVMAATNRPETLDPALLRPGRFDRHVLVDRPDIRGREDILKVHIQNVKLDNTVQLKEIASLTPGFVGADLANLVNEAALLAARKGKTAVGMAEFNEGIERVTAGLEKKKRVIQPEEKQRVAYHEAGHALVAFSLPNTDPVHKVSIIPRGLAALGYTLQRPEDERYLMTQSELEARIQVLLAGTLVEEMIYDDISTGAQNDLERASEMARSMVMDYGMSKLGRISYRESPRSAFLPGGGEGFTNRNFSEHTSREIDIEVKRIIEEAIEKVRQILQARKGALEALTARLMEKEVIDGEEMRAVIEKFSQSPSIVPGTTSPRKPRADGTPSPGTQVAGGPVAGGHVGDKADFKLDIAEAE; this is encoded by the coding sequence ATGGATCAAGACTCAAACAACCTTCCCCGGACCAAGACGCCCGAACGCCGCCCCAATTTGTGGGTGAATACGCTGCTTATGGTCCTGGGGGGGACCGGCGTGTTGGTATTGGCGGTTTATCTGCTGAATCCCGCTGGCGAGACCGTGGAGCTAAGTTTTTCGCAACTGGTGGCATTGCTAGAAAAAATTGATCCCCAAACGCAGACCGGTTCGCATACGTTGAAGCTGGCGGGGGCCGAGCAAGAGGTGACTTTGTCTGATCCGCGCGAGATCATTATCGAGGCACAAAAGATCTCGGGCACGCTCAAGCGCAAAACCACCGGTGAAAAGCCCGTGGAAAAGAAAGTCAACTTTGCCGTGGATCGGCTGTATAGCGATGCCAACGAAACCCGCCTGATCGAGCTTCTTGATAAAAAAGGCCTGGACTTTCGCTATCCCAAGGGTCCCAACGGTTGGATGAACTATGTGCCGATTGTGGTCTGCACCTTGCTCATCATGGGCTTTATTTATTACATGCTAAAATCGCTGAGCGGCGCGGGTTCGCCGATGGCGTTTGGCCGCAGCCGGGGAAAAATGTACGCGCAAGAGGATTTGGAAATTTCCTTTGACGATGTGGCGGGCATTGACGAAGCGGTGGAGGAACTGCGGGAAGTCGTGGAATTTTTGAAGCATCCGGAAAAGTTTCAGGCCCTGGGAGGGCGCATCCCCAAGGGAGTGCTGCTGGTTGGTCCCCCCGGCACCGGCAAGACCCTTTTGGCCAAGGCGATCGCCGGCGAGGCGGATGTGCCGTTCTTTTCGTTATCGGGGTCGGACTTTGTGGAGATGTTTGTCGGCGTGGGGGCCGCTCGCGTGCGGGACATGTTTCAACAGGCCGAGGCCAAAGCCCCCTGCATTATTTTTATCGATGAACTGGACGCCCTGGGCAAAACCCGTGGCAGCAGCGTGGTCGGCGGCCATGACGAGCGTGAGCAAACCCTCAACGCGCTCTTGGTCGAAATGGACGGCTTTAGCAGTAATAATGGCGTGATCGTCATGGCGGCCACCAACCGTCCCGAAACGCTCGATCCCGCGCTGTTGCGTCCCGGTAGATTTGATCGCCATGTGCTGGTGGATCGGCCCGACATTCGTGGACGGGAAGACATCCTCAAAGTACACATCCAAAATGTAAAACTGGATAATACCGTCCAGCTTAAGGAAATCGCTTCGTTGACGCCGGGCTTTGTGGGGGCGGATTTGGCCAATTTGGTCAACGAGGCCGCGCTGCTCGCCGCGCGCAAGGGTAAAACCGCCGTCGGCATGGCCGAATTTAACGAAGGGATCGAGCGTGTCACCGCCGGTCTAGAAAAGAAAAAGCGGGTCATCCAACCCGAGGAAAAACAGCGCGTCGCCTACCACGAGGCGGGACACGCCCTGGTCGCGTTTTCCCTGCCTAATACCGATCCCGTGCACAAGGTCTCGATCATTCCCCGCGGTCTGGCGGCCCTGGGTTACACGCTGCAACGTCCGGAGGACGAGCGTTATCTGATGACGCAAAGCGAGCTAGAGGCCCGCATTCAGGTGCTCTTGGCGGGGACCCTGGTGGAGGAAATGATTTACGACGATATTTCTACCGGAGCGCAAAACGACCTCGAACGAGCCAGCGAAATGGCCCGGTCGATGGTGATGGATTATGGAATGAGCAAGCTGGGGCGCATCTCTTACCGCGAAAGCCCGCGCTCGGCGTTTTTGCCCGGTGGTGGGGAAGGCTTTACCAACCGCAATTTTAGCGAGCATACCAGCCGCGAGATCGATATCGAGGTCAAGCGCATCATCGAGGAAGCGATCGAAAAAGTACGCCAAATTCTTCAGGCCCGCAAAGGAGCGCTAGAGGCCCTCACCGCCCGCCTAATGGAAAAGGAAGTTATCGACGGCGAGGAAATGCGCGCCGTCATCGAAAAATTCAGCCAAAGTCCCAGTATCGTGCCGGGCACCACCAGCCCGCGCAAGCCCCGCGCCGATGGAACCCCCTCCCCCGGCACTCAGGTCGCCGGAGGCCCGGTGGCGGGTGGTCACGTCGGCGATAAAGCGGACTTTAAACTCGATATTGCCGAAGCCGAATAA